The genomic interval GCGCGGACGTGCGCACCGCGCACCTGCCGGTGCTGCTGCTCGCAAGACGCGAAGAGGACTTTCATCGCGACCTCGCGGGTGGCGTGGGCGCGGATGACTACCTGGCGCGGCCGGTGGCGGTGGAGGACGTCGTATCGTTGGCGCGGCTCAAGTCGGGGCGCGTGACGGGGACGGCCACGTTCGAGTCACACACCGCGCGGCTGCCCCTGCCGCAGGTGACGCGGGCGTTGTTGTCGGGCGTGCGCTCGGGGCGGCTCGTGTTGGCGGAGGGCGAGGGCTGGTTCGCGTTCCGCCATGGCCTGGTGGTGGATGCCATGTTCCATGGCGAGCGGGGGAGCCTGGCCTTCCGCCGCATGCTGGGCTTCGCGAGTGGCGCGTACGCGGTGCTGTTGGGGCCGGAGCTTCACAAGGGCTCGTTCACGATGGACCGGGCCCATCTGAGCGACGTGGTGGTGCCGGCGCTGGAGCGCTTCGATGCCTTGAGGGCGCGCGGCCTGCCCCTGGCGTCGCGGCTGACGGTGGACTTCACGAGGTTGTCGGAAGAGCTGCCCGCGCTGCCCGAGGACGTGGGCGAGGTGGTGCGATTGTTCGATGGGCGACGCACGATGCGCGCGGCGTTGCTCGAGTGCCGCTATCCGGAGGTCGTGGCCTATGAGGCCGCGACGCGGCTGTTCGCGCTGGGTGTGCTGGTGCCCGCGTGTCTCATCGAGGAGCGCGAGAAGGCCAGTGGCTCCTCGGGCCTCATGGGCTTCTTCGAGCCCCTGCCCTCGGTGGAGCCCGAGCCCGCGCATGTGACAGCGGCGGAGCAAGACGCGGATTGAAGAGGGTTTGACTCCGCGCCCCGGGCTGGGCGAGAAGGCCGCCCAGAGGCGATACCTCCATGTCCGGTCACAATCGATGGTCGAAGATCAAGCGCCAGAAGGCCGCGATGGGCGCGACCAAGGGCAAGCTCTACTCGAAGGTCATCAAGGAGATCACCGTCTCCTCGAGGCTGGGCGGTGGAGACCCCAGTGGCAACGCACGTCTGCGCGTGGCGCTCGGGCTGGCTCGCGAGGCCAACATCCCCAAGGACACCATCGAGCGCGCCATCAAGAAGGGCACCGGTGAGCTGGAGGGGGAGAGCTACGAGGAGATCATGTACGAGGGCTACGGCCCCGGCGGCGTGGCTGTTCTCGTGGAATGTCTCACCGACAATCGCAACCGCACCTCCGCGGACGTGCGCTCCGTGTTTGGCCGCCATGGTGGCAACCTGGGCGCCGAGGGCGCGGTGGCCTGGATGTTTCACAAGAAGGGCATTGTCACCGTGAAATCAGGCCCCGCGGAGGACGCGGTGCTGGAGAAGGCGCTGGAGGCGGGAGCCGAGGACGTCGTGCCCCAGGGCTCGGACGGCTTCGAGGTGCGCACCGCCCCCGCGGACCTGCACACGGTGGCCGTGAGCCTGGAGTCCGCGGGCTTGCCGCTGGGTGAGCAGAAATGGATGTATCTGCCGCAGAATACCGTCCAGCTCGACGGTGATAATGCGAAGAAGATGCTCAAGCTGATGGACGCACTCGAAGACAATGACGACGTGCAGAACGTGCACGCGAACTTCGAGATGGATGAGTCCTTGATGGAGTCCCTGTCGCAATAACGGCGGGTGGAACGGAGCAAACGGTGCGCGTTCTCGGGGTGGACCCCGGCAGTCGCTTCATGGGCTACGGCGTGGTGGAGGAGAAGCGAGGCCGGCTGGTGCACGTGGGCCACGGTGTCATCAAGGTGGATGAGACAGCGCCCCTGGCCTTCCGCCTGAAGGAGCTGCACGCGGCGCTGTGCGCGCAGCTCGCGAAGTTCCGTCCCGAGGCGGTGGCGGTGGAAGGTGTGTTCACGTTCCGCAACGCGCGCAGTGCGCTGGTGCTGGGCCATGCGCGCGGTGTGGCGCTGCTGGCGGCCGCTCAGGTGTCGCTGCCCGTCTTCGAGTATCCGCCCGCCAAGGTGAAGAAGTCGGTGGGCGCGGGCGGCGCGGACGGCAAGGACGCCGTCGCCCGGATGGTGAGGACGTTCCTGGGGTTGGAAGCCTCGGAGCTGGGGCGCGCGGACGCGAGCGACGCCCTGGCCGTGGCGCTGTGTCACCTCAATCATGGTCGCGCCGCCATTCCCATGGCGGGCTCGGCTGGCAAGAAGCGCAAGGGCGCCGCGGCGCTCCTCGCGGACAGGCTGGCGCCGTCCTACCGGCGCCCGGAGGCGGGATGATTGCTCGGCTGCGTGGCGTGGTGCTGGAGAAGGACGCCGAAGACGCCGTCATTGACGTGCAGGGCGTGGGCTACCGGGTGAACTTCTCGTCCCTGTCGCTCGGAAAGCTGCCCGCGGAGGGCCAGAGCGTGGAGGTGCGCGTGCGCACCGTCGTCCGCGAGGACGCCTTCGACCTCTTCGGCTTCCTGTCCAAGGCGGAGGAGGACGTCTTTCTCCTGCTCAACGGTGTCTCGCGCGTGGGGCCCCGCATGGCGCTGGGCGTGTTGTCCGGCATGGAGGTGCCGGAGCTGGTGGCGGCCCTGTCGCGCGGAGAGGTGGCGCGCCTGGCCAAGATCCACGGTGTCGGAAAGAAGACGGCCGAGCGGCTGGTCCTGGAGCTCAAGGACAAGATGAAGACCGTCCACCTGGAGGCGGTGTCCCGGGGGACCGCGCCCGCCGCCTCGAGCGGGACCCACTCCGACCTTGTCTCCGCCTTGCTCAACCTGGGCTACAAACCCCCTCAAGCGGAGAAGGCCGCGGAGCTCGCCACCAGCCGGCTGGGCGCCGATGCTTCCTTCCAGACCCTTTTCAGAGAGGCGCTCAAGTCCCTGCGGGCAGGGGGCTGACGCCTTTTCAACGGCCCTGGGGTGGATTTGACCTGGGGCGATCAAATTCAGGACCTCCAGGACTAGCCCGCACAAGCATTTCTCCTTTGAGAAAGCGAAACGGTCCGGGGTCCGACGTGCCCGGTGTCCGCTTGGTGGCAAGGGTCGGCGCGCGTCGCAGGATGGCGGACACCCTGGGCAGCCCTCTTCCCACGGTGGGTAGTCAATTCCGCCAACGGTGACACTTTCCAGCCACAGCGGTGGCGGCAGTGCTCCACCCAGGTCAAGGAGTTGCTCACATGAAGGCATGGCGTGGCATCCCGATGCTTGTGTCCGTTGTCTTGGGGGGATTCATGGGGATGGGGTGTGGCGCCTCCTCCGGAGAGCGCGACATGGGTGTCGTGGGGGGCGAAGCGGCGATGACCCTCGAGACGCAAGGGCCGGTGCCTGTCGAGCCGCCGACGGCGCGCCGGGAGTGTGGACCGGACCGGGTGGGGCCTCCGGGTTCGAAGCCGGAGTGGCTGGCGCGCGGTGATCGCCGGCTGTTCTTCAGCGCGGAGGGCGAGGGCCAGGGGCGCGAGCTTTGGAGCAGCCCAGGCAATGCGGAGTGCGCGGACGTGGTGAAGGACATCCGTCCCGGGCCCATGGGTTCGGTGCCGCGCTTCCTGACGCCGGTGGGGAAGTGGGTGCTCTTCGTTGCGGATGATGGCCTGCATGGTCCGGAGCTGTGGCGCACGGATGGCACCGCGGCGGGCACGGTGATGGTGAAGGACGTATGGAAGGGCGAGCGGGGCTCCGCGCCGCGTGCGCTCACCCGGGTGGGGAACTGGCTGTACTTCATCGCGGAGGACTTCGAGCACGGCCAGGAGCTGTGGCGCACGGACGGCACCGACGAGGGCACCCGGCTGATGCACGAGTTCCAACCCGGCACCGCCTCGCACCAGCTCACGGGGCTGACGGCGTGGGGAGACCGGCTCGCGCTGGTGGCGTATTCGGACGACGCGGCGGTGTTGTGGAGCGTGGATTCGGACGGGGTCGCGCGTGCGCACTACCGGTCTTCGGTGGGGGTGTTCTTCTCGCTGACCGCGGCGGGTCGCCGCCTGTTCTTCCTTCGCGACGCCGGGACGAGTGTCGCGGAGTTGTGGGTGACGACGGACCGCCCGGGCTCCGCGATGAAGGTGCGCGACTTCTCTGGAGAGATTCCGTCGTACCTCACGGCGATGAACGGCATGTTGTTCTTCGTGGCGGGTTCGGATGGGTACTTCGGGGAGAAGGGCGACACGCGCCACGGTGGGGAGCTGTGGCGCAGCGACGGCACGACGGTGGGCACGCGCCTGGTCCGCGACATCTGGCCGGGGCCCAAGGGCTCGCTGCCGTCCAGCCTGGTGGTGATGGATGGGGTGCTGTACTTCGCGGCGGAGGATGGCTGGCGCGGGCGCGAGCTGTGGCGCAGCGACGGCTCCGCCCTGGGGACGTGGATGGTCTGGGATATCGAGTGGGGCGCGAAGGGCAGCGACCCGGAGCATCTCGTGGCGGAGAACGACTGGCTGTTCTTCTCCGCGACGACGTCCGGCTTCGGCCGCGAGGTGTGGACGAGCGACGGGTGGCTGTGGCGCACGCGCCGGCTGACGGACATCGCGCCGGGGACTTCGTCGTCGGACCCGCGCTCGTTCGTGCGCGCGGGCAATGAAGTGTTCTTCCTCGCCGGGGACGTGCCCATGAACGAGGCGCTGTGGGCGGTGCCCTTCCGTCCCGCCTGGCCGTGCGCGCAGCAGGGGGCGCGGGACGCGCAGGGGTGTCAGTGACGTCAGGCCGCGCGCCGGTTGGCGGGCGTGGGGCGCACGTCGCCGAAGTTGGGCGCGGGCAGGACGATGGTGGGCGCGAAGCCCGGCGCCAGGACGTGGGACGTCAGGAGCGAGGACGGGTGGAAGTTGATGAACGAGCGCTCCACCGAGGAGGGACCCGCGAAGAGCTTCTCCACCACCATGGACGAGTACTGCGCCAGGGAGTCCTCGCGGGTGTTGCCGTTGAGCACCACTTCCCAACCCATCTGTTCGGCGAAGCGGCGCACGCCGGGGATGGCGGACAGCAGCGGCGTGTAGCTCTCCGTGGCGACGCCGTTCTCACTGGTGACGAACACCTCGCGCGAGGTGGCCACCGCCAGGGACATGTTTCCGCGCGTGTGTCCCGGGGTGAAGAGCAGCGCCGCTCCCGCCCCTAGCCAGGTGTCTCCGTCCAGGAGCACCACGCGCTCCTCGGGAACGTCGGTGCCATCGGGGACGAACCACACGGACTGCATCGGATGGAGCTCCTTCACCATGTCCCATTCGGCGCGCTGCACCAGCAGCCGGGCCCGGGGAAAGTGCGCCGTCGCGCCTCCGCCCCCCAGCCAACCGCGCAGGTCCTGCAGGTGCAGGTGGTCGAAGGCGACGTAGTCCACGTCGGCGGGAGTCAGCCCCAATGAAGACAGGTGGCTGTGCACCGTGCCGCGCCGGGTGGACATGAGCTTGTCCGAGACGAAGTTGCCGTAGCGCTCGCGCAGCGAGTGGTAGAACGGCGCGGCCTGGCTTCGCTCGTAGTCGGTGGGGTTGAAGAGCAGCGTTCTGCGCACGCCCTCGGCATCCACGAACTGCACCACCTGCATGCGGTGGGTCATCATCACGTAGGGCGCCGGGGACAGCGCCGCGCCGCAGAAGGCGAACAACGAGGGATAGGGGAAGGTGACCAGCTCGCAGGTGGCGACGGCCGCCACCGGGCCTTCCTGGACGAAGCGCTCCCGAGCGAGGAGCGCCGCGCGGCGCAGCTTCTGGAGCCGCGCGCCCGGATGCGGCTCGGCGTGGGCCTCCACGAGGAAGGGCAGGGGGCGGAAGACGGGGCTCTGGCTCATGGGCTCACCGTGGAGGCGCGGGGAGGTCGAAGCACGCCGGCATTTTCCCTCGACTGGGAATCATCCGCGCCCCACGTCGCTTGAGGACCGGGTCCGAGCGTCCGCAAGTCCACACGCCTTGCCCATGGCCACCGTTGCGGCCTCATCATCCGTGAAGCCGCCCGCACGCGAAGCCCTGGGGGGCGAAGGATTTCAAGGGGCCCTGGTCGCCTGGCCTGCGAGGCGCCCCGGTGGAAGGGGCCGAGGATGTGGGCGACAGACGGGGCCTTCCTGTATAGGGTCCCATGGTCATGGCGAGGAAGTCCGACACTCTCTCCGAAGAGGTCCTCCCGGAGGACGTCCGGCTCGAGGCCTCCTTGCGTCCGCGCTCGTTCGACGAGTACGTGGGCCAAGGCGCCGTCGTCGAGAAGCTCAAGGTCTACGTCCAGGCGGCCAAGAGCCGCGGTGAGGCGCTGGACCACTGCTTGTTCTCCGGTCCCCCGGGCCTGGGCAAGACGTCGCTGGCGCACATCATCGCGAACGAGCTGGGCGTGGGCATCCACGTGACGAGCGGCCCCGCGCTCGAGCGCAAGGGTGACCTGGCGGGTCTGCTCACCAACCTGGACGCGCGCGACGTCCTCTTCATCGACGAAATCCACCGGCTCAACGCGGCGGTGGAGGAGTACCTCTATCCGGCGATGGAGGACTTCCGGCTGGACATCACCATCGACACGGGGCCCGCGGCCCGGGCGATGAAGATAGACCTGCCCCCGTTCACCCTGATCGGCGCGACGACTCGCACGGGCCTGCTCACCTCGCCCTTGCGCGACCGGTTCCAGATCCAGGAGCGCCTGGAGTACTACGACGCGAAGGCCCTGGAGCTCATCCTCCACCGCTCCGCGCGCATCCTGGGCATCCCCCTGGACAAGGACGCCGCGCACGAGGTCGCCACCCGCTCACGCGGCACGCCGCGCATCGTCAACCGACTCTTGCGCCGGCTCCGCGACTTCGCGGAGGTGGAGGGCAACGGCCGGATTACCCTGGAGCTGGCGAAGAAGTCCCTGGACCGGCTGGGGGTGGACGCCAGCGGTCTGGACTCCATGGACCGCAAGATCCTGCTCACCATCCTGGACAAGTTCGGTGGGGGACCGGTGGGCGTGGAGACCATCGCCGCCAGCGTGGGCGAACAACGCGATACCATCGAGGACGTGTACGAGCCATTCCTCATGCAAGAGGGCTTCTTGCAGCGCACGCCCCGGGGCCGGATGGCCACGCATCGCACCTACCAGTACTTCAAGAAGCAGCCGCCGCCCACGCCCCAGGGCAGCCTCTTCTGACACTCGCGAGCCATGAGCCAGGCCACCTCTCCCGCGTCTCCCGCTGCCGGCCCTTCCACTCCGCGCGTCGCGCGTGACTTCTACGCGGACCTGATGCGGGCATCGCAGACGTCGCGAGCGGGCTTCCTCGCCGAGCGCGAACGCTGGCTGCGCGGCGTGCCCGTGGACGGCCGCGAGGAGCTGCTCTTCGAGTTCGAGATGCTGCTGCGCGCGGTGGAGCGCTACCTCAACCTCACCGCCGTGGTGGACGCGAAAGACAGGCCGCTCGTCACCCGCGACTTCCACGAGGAGCTGGTCGACGTCCGCGACGCCATGGACCGCGCCATCCGTGTCGCACGTCACCTCCAGGACCCGGACAGCGACCAGAAGATGGTCTTCCGCAAGTACGTGGAGACCCAGCTCGCGGATGACCGGGTGCGTCGCGCACTCATCGAGGAGGAGCTGGACCAGGAGACACCGCCGGAGAGCCTCTTCGTGCTGCGCGAGGACCTGGACGCACTGCGCAACCTGCTGGACCACCTGCTCCAACTCCCCACCGCGCGGCTCAATCTCTTTCAGGACCTGGGCAAGCTGGCGCTGAAGGAAATCGTCCTCAACCGCTACTTCCGCCCCTTCCGTCCGCTGGAGTTCCGCGTCGAGTACGACCGGCTGCGCTCGGTGCGGCTGTTGGACACGCTGGCCCCCATGACGGAGGAGTCGCGAAGTGTCTTCGCCACCGCCTTCTTGGGGCTGTTCCGCCTGTTGCACTACCTGGCCTACGTGGACGCGGAGGGCACGCCCCCCATCCCCCGGCGGGTGAGGGTGTTGCTGGCGCTGGTGCGCAGTGAGACACACGCCCTGGCCACGTGGATGCACGCGGAGCTGTCACCCAAGGCGGGCTCCAAGCAGCTCCAGGCCGCGGCGCTCCGGGCGGCGCGAGACCTGGCGAAGGAGTCGGAGCGCATCGGCCGGGAGGTGCTGGCCCATGTCGACAAGGAGTCGGACGCGCCCGCTCGCGCCGCGGCGGCCTTCACGCAGCTCCTGCGGGGCCAGATTGTCGCGCTGGTGGAGGCGCTCGCGCCCAATGGCGGCTTGAGCGACGGTGTCTTCGACGCGCTGGTGAGCCCCCAGGACGCCGCGCTGCGGCTGCGCAAGGATTTGTGGGTCTACGCCCAGCTGTGCCGCGCGGCGGAGGGACACCTGCGCGCCGACGACGTGCCCGCCGCCGAGCGCGCGCTCGACGCCCTCAAGTCCTTCCTCACGTACTTCCACGACGGCGGCTATCAGCTCCTGCGCTACGCGGACTACGACGCGTTCGACCGCTTCACCGCGCTGCTCGTGGAATTGCCCTGGCCTCCAGAGGGCCCCGGCATCCGCGCCCGGCTCGCGGAGGACCTGCGCCGCTTCAGCCAGACGCTCGAGTCGACATTCCACGCTGTCAGCCGCCGCACCCTCCTGCAGGGCAGGGGCTTCGACCGCCAGGAGGCCGAGGCCCTCCGGGACAGATTCGTCTCCGCGCTGTCTCGCTGATACGTGTATCGGGCGGGATTTTTCCGACCCACGCCCACGCGCGCCGTATGACGCAACCCCCCACGGCGTGTGCTCATACGGCGCGTGTTTGCTTCCAGCCAGTTCCTTGCGCTATGGACGCGCACGTGTTGCATGGAAGACACGCTTCATTGCGAAGCGCGTCACGGAGGCGGGCGGCGGAAGAGGCTCCAAGTGAATCCCGGACACGCGTGTCACGGTTTCGGGGGGAACTGACCGGGCCTCAGACGGGGGAGGGTGTCTGGCCACGAATGGCACCCACCGCGATGTCAGAAAAAAGCCAGCCGTTCCAAGGGGTTCGGGTCATTCAAGCCCCCCACCACGGCACCCGGGATGTCACGTCGTTGTGGCATGCCACTTGCTCAATCTGCGCGTCGCGTCAGACCACTGTTGAACGATTCCGGCGCCATCTGGCCAGATGACCGTTCGGAAGTCCCGCAGCACGAGCAGCCACGAGGCGACACCGACATGCCCCCGTCTTCCTACAACCAGCGCACCCTTTCGAAGACCGCCAGTCTGCAGGGAATCGGGCTCCACTCGGGCGCGAAGGTGACGCTCACGCTGCGTCCGGCCCCCGCGGGGCACGGCATCGTCTTCGTCCGCACGGACCTTCCCCGGCCGGTGTGCATCCCGGCTCTGGCGGAGTACGTCGTGGACACGGCCCTGGCGACGACGCTGGGCCGCGAGGGCGTGAAGGTGGCGACGGTGGAGCACTTCATGTCCGCCATGGCGGGCCTGGGCATCGACAACGCCCGCGTGGAGCTGGACGGCCCCGAGGTGCCCATCATGGATGGCAGCGCCGCGCCCTTCGCCGCGCTCATCCAGGAAGCCGGCATCCGCGAGTTGGACACGCCCAAGGAGCTGCTGGTCATCCGCAAGGCGGTGTCGGTGGTGGATGGCGACAAGCAGGCCTCGCTGACGCCCTCCAGCAACTTCCGCATCAGCTGCACCATCGACTTCGAGCACCCCGTCATCCAGGGCCAGGCCTTCGACCTGGACTTCAGCGACCGGGAGTTCTCGCGTGAGATTTCGCGCGCCCGCACCTTCGGCTTCCTTCGCGACGTGGAGAAGCTGAAGAAGCTGGGCCTGGCGCGCGGCGGCTCGCTGGAGAACGCCATCGTCGTGGACGAGGTCTCCATCCTCAACCCGGAGGGCCTGCGCTTCACCGACGAGTTCGTCCGGCACAAGATCCTCGACGCCATCGGCGATGTGTCTCTCTTCGGGCGCCCGGTCATCGGACATCTCACGGCGTACAAGACGGGGCACGCGCTCAATCACAAGCTGGTGCGCAAGGTGCTTTCGGACCCCAGCTGCTATGAGATTGTTCCCGCGCGCCGCCTCGACATGGAGGGTCTGGAGTTGGGCCTGCCGAGTCTGGCGGGGGCGTTGGAGCTCGAGCCGCTCGTCGCTTGACGGTGTCTTGGCATTTCCTTGCAGGCCGGGGCAGCCTCGACTAAGTCGCGGGGCTATGCCCATGCGTCCAACCCCTGTCATCCTCGCCGCGCTGCTGGCGGCTTCCTTCACCGCCGGTTGCAACAAGGAAAAGGCGCCGGCCACCGCGCAGGCGCCCGCCGCCGCGCAGGCCACGCCGGGTGAGCCCTCCCCCGAGACGGTGGTCGCCACCTTCGGCGATGGCCAGAAGATCACCTACAAGGAGCTCAACGAGCGCATCCAGGAGCCGCTGGCGAACCTGGAGAAGCAGAAGTTCCAGCTGCGCAAGCGGGGCATCGAGGGGATGGTGACGGAGAAGCTGGTCGATGCCGAGGCGAAGAAGCGCGGCATGACGC from Myxococcus stipitatus carries:
- a CDS encoding response regulator, giving the protein MRRRSGRSRARVLLVDSDAGAQSALASALVAAGFEALLVSGVQGALEALAPEGPLPRLVISEVELPDGDGFSLCGQIRADVRTAHLPVLLLARREEDFHRDLAGGVGADDYLARPVAVEDVVSLARLKSGRVTGTATFESHTARLPLPQVTRALLSGVRSGRLVLAEGEGWFAFRHGLVVDAMFHGERGSLAFRRMLGFASGAYAVLLGPELHKGSFTMDRAHLSDVVVPALERFDALRARGLPLASRLTVDFTRLSEELPALPEDVGEVVRLFDGRRTMRAALLECRYPEVVAYEAATRLFALGVLVPACLIEEREKASGSSGLMGFFEPLPSVEPEPAHVTAAEQDAD
- a CDS encoding YebC/PmpR family DNA-binding transcriptional regulator, with the translated sequence MSGHNRWSKIKRQKAAMGATKGKLYSKVIKEITVSSRLGGGDPSGNARLRVALGLAREANIPKDTIERAIKKGTGELEGESYEEIMYEGYGPGGVAVLVECLTDNRNRTSADVRSVFGRHGGNLGAEGAVAWMFHKKGIVTVKSGPAEDAVLEKALEAGAEDVVPQGSDGFEVRTAPADLHTVAVSLESAGLPLGEQKWMYLPQNTVQLDGDNAKKMLKLMDALEDNDDVQNVHANFEMDESLMESLSQ
- the ruvC gene encoding crossover junction endodeoxyribonuclease RuvC; this translates as MRVLGVDPGSRFMGYGVVEEKRGRLVHVGHGVIKVDETAPLAFRLKELHAALCAQLAKFRPEAVAVEGVFTFRNARSALVLGHARGVALLAAAQVSLPVFEYPPAKVKKSVGAGGADGKDAVARMVRTFLGLEASELGRADASDALAVALCHLNHGRAAIPMAGSAGKKRKGAAALLADRLAPSYRRPEAG
- the ruvA gene encoding Holliday junction branch migration protein RuvA, with the protein product MIARLRGVVLEKDAEDAVIDVQGVGYRVNFSSLSLGKLPAEGQSVEVRVRTVVREDAFDLFGFLSKAEEDVFLLLNGVSRVGPRMALGVLSGMEVPELVAALSRGEVARLAKIHGVGKKTAERLVLELKDKMKTVHLEAVSRGTAPAASSGTHSDLVSALLNLGYKPPQAEKAAELATSRLGADASFQTLFREALKSLRAGG
- a CDS encoding ELWxxDGT repeat protein; translated protein: MKAWRGIPMLVSVVLGGFMGMGCGASSGERDMGVVGGEAAMTLETQGPVPVEPPTARRECGPDRVGPPGSKPEWLARGDRRLFFSAEGEGQGRELWSSPGNAECADVVKDIRPGPMGSVPRFLTPVGKWVLFVADDGLHGPELWRTDGTAAGTVMVKDVWKGERGSAPRALTRVGNWLYFIAEDFEHGQELWRTDGTDEGTRLMHEFQPGTASHQLTGLTAWGDRLALVAYSDDAAVLWSVDSDGVARAHYRSSVGVFFSLTAAGRRLFFLRDAGTSVAELWVTTDRPGSAMKVRDFSGEIPSYLTAMNGMLFFVAGSDGYFGEKGDTRHGGELWRSDGTTVGTRLVRDIWPGPKGSLPSSLVVMDGVLYFAAEDGWRGRELWRSDGSALGTWMVWDIEWGAKGSDPEHLVAENDWLFFSATTSGFGREVWTSDGWLWRTRRLTDIAPGTSSSDPRSFVRAGNEVFFLAGDVPMNEALWAVPFRPAWPCAQQGARDAQGCQ
- the ruvB gene encoding Holliday junction branch migration DNA helicase RuvB, which encodes MVMARKSDTLSEEVLPEDVRLEASLRPRSFDEYVGQGAVVEKLKVYVQAAKSRGEALDHCLFSGPPGLGKTSLAHIIANELGVGIHVTSGPALERKGDLAGLLTNLDARDVLFIDEIHRLNAAVEEYLYPAMEDFRLDITIDTGPAARAMKIDLPPFTLIGATTRTGLLTSPLRDRFQIQERLEYYDAKALELILHRSARILGIPLDKDAAHEVATRSRGTPRIVNRLLRRLRDFAEVEGNGRITLELAKKSLDRLGVDASGLDSMDRKILLTILDKFGGGPVGVETIAASVGEQRDTIEDVYEPFLMQEGFLQRTPRGRMATHRTYQYFKKQPPPTPQGSLF
- the lpxC gene encoding UDP-3-O-acyl-N-acetylglucosamine deacetylase, translated to MPPSSYNQRTLSKTASLQGIGLHSGAKVTLTLRPAPAGHGIVFVRTDLPRPVCIPALAEYVVDTALATTLGREGVKVATVEHFMSAMAGLGIDNARVELDGPEVPIMDGSAAPFAALIQEAGIRELDTPKELLVIRKAVSVVDGDKQASLTPSSNFRISCTIDFEHPVIQGQAFDLDFSDREFSREISRARTFGFLRDVEKLKKLGLARGGSLENAIVVDEVSILNPEGLRFTDEFVRHKILDAIGDVSLFGRPVIGHLTAYKTGHALNHKLVRKVLSDPSCYEIVPARRLDMEGLELGLPSLAGALELEPLVA